The Cricetulus griseus strain 17A/GY chromosome 9, alternate assembly CriGri-PICRH-1.0, whole genome shotgun sequence genome has a segment encoding these proteins:
- the LOC100762403 gene encoding olfactory receptor 5 isoform X2 codes for MERPLELANMTRVQQFILLGLSTRLDIRDALFAVFLTLYLLTLLENTLIIYLICSHSELHKPMYFFLGNLSCLEICYVSVTMPTLLVGLWTGPYHISFTLCMTQLFFFIVLICTECTLLASMAYDRYVAICRPLHYPLLMRPQVCLGLALSSWLGGLVVSVAKTTCIASLSYCGPNVLNQFFCDVSPLLNLSCTHVALTELVDFISAIVIFCGTLLVSLASYSAIGMAVLRMPSAAARRKAFSTCASHLVVVGIFYSAALFIYCRPSRIKSMDLNKVLSVIYTVVTPLCNPVIYCLRNKEVHTVLQKTFRWP; via the coding sequence ATGGAGAGGCCCCTGGAGCTGGCCAACATGACCAGGGTTCAGCAGTTCATCCTGCTGGGCTTGTCCACTAGGCTGGACATAAGGGATGCTCTATTTGCTGTCTTCCTGACTCTCTACCTGCTGACGCTCCTGGAGAACACTCTCATCATTTACCTCATCTGTAGTCACAGCGAGCTCCACAAACCTATGTACTTCTTCCTGGGCAACCTCAGCTGCCTGGAGATCTGTTATGTGTCGGTCACCATGCCCACCCTACTCGTGGGACTGTGGACGGGGCCCTACCATATTTCCTTTACACTCTGCATGACCCAACTCTTCTTCTTTATAGTCCTCATCTGCACAGAGTGCAccctcctggcctccatggcctatgaccgctatgtggccatctgccgCCCGCTGCACTACCCACTGCTCATGAGGCCCCAGGTCTGCCTGGGCTTAGCCCTGTCTTCGTGGCTCGGTGGGCTGGTGGTCTCAGTGGCCAAAACAACATGCATCGCCAGCCTGTCCTACTGTGGCCCCAACGTCCTCAACCAATTTTTCTGTGACGTCTCCCCTCTGCTCAACTTGTCCTGCACCCACGTGGCCCTCACAGAGCTGGTCGACTTCATCTCGGCCATTGTCATCTTCTGCGGAACACTCCTGGTGTCCCTGGCCTCCTATTCAGCCATCGGGATGGCCGTTCTCCGAATGCCATCAGCTGCCGCCAGACGCAAGGCCTTCTCCACCTGCGCCTCCCACCTGGTGGTGGTGGGCATCTTCTACTCAGCAGCTCTCTTCATCTATTGCCGCCCCAGCCGCATCAAGTCCATGGACCTCAACAAGGTGCTGTCTGTCATCTACACGGTGGTCACACCCCTCTGCAACCCTGTCATCTACTGTCTGAGAAATAAGGAGGTCCACACTGTGCTACAAAAGACCTTCCGCTGGCCTTGA